From bacterium, one genomic window encodes:
- a CDS encoding DegT/DnrJ/EryC1/StrS family aminotransferase — translation MEIPYRAPIVTDEMRRKALEVLESGKTFGGQETERFEVELAQRCGCRYGVSANSGTSVTMLTLDARGIGRGDEVIMAANAYIGVLAAVVKLGATPVLVEADPDTGNIAPAAAATAITSKTRAIVPIHMYGFPCEMDPIVAAARARGVFVLEDAAHALGAEYKGRPAGGLGDAGFFSFSGKMITVFSTGGAVVTNDRALAEGISSLRDQGRLRDEKISFIRRTDAAWYDQRWIGYNMHLSEMACALGRLQLRLLDDFTAKRRKGAAYYTARFRDAGLPFRLPPERPWANPSYLHYVVWTSRRDALAEFLRRREVAASIHYPTPLHLLEPMKARYGTREGQFPIAERLCRENLSLPVGPHMTDDMLTRVADSVIAFFKEGRAAA, via the coding sequence ATGGAGATTCCGTACCGCGCGCCGATCGTCACCGATGAGATGCGCCGCAAGGCGCTCGAGGTGCTGGAAAGCGGCAAGACGTTCGGCGGGCAGGAAACCGAGCGCTTCGAGGTCGAGCTTGCGCAGCGCTGCGGCTGCCGCTACGGCGTGAGCGCGAACTCCGGTACGTCGGTGACGATGCTCACGCTGGACGCGCGCGGCATCGGCCGGGGCGACGAGGTGATCATGGCCGCGAACGCGTACATCGGCGTCCTCGCGGCGGTCGTGAAGCTCGGCGCCACGCCGGTACTGGTCGAGGCCGATCCCGACACCGGCAACATCGCGCCCGCGGCCGCGGCCACGGCGATCACCTCGAAGACCCGCGCGATCGTGCCGATCCACATGTACGGCTTTCCATGCGAGATGGACCCGATCGTCGCCGCGGCGCGGGCGCGCGGGGTGTTCGTCCTGGAGGACGCGGCCCACGCGCTCGGCGCGGAGTACAAGGGCCGACCGGCCGGCGGCCTCGGCGACGCCGGGTTCTTCAGCTTCTCCGGCAAGATGATCACCGTATTCAGCACGGGCGGCGCCGTCGTTACAAACGATCGCGCGCTGGCGGAGGGCATCTCGAGCCTGCGCGACCAGGGCCGGCTGCGGGACGAGAAGATCAGCTTCATCCGCCGCACCGACGCGGCGTGGTACGACCAGCGGTGGATCGGGTACAACATGCACCTGTCCGAGATGGCGTGCGCACTCGGCCGGCTCCAGCTCCGGCTGCTCGACGATTTCACGGCGAAACGGCGCAAGGGCGCCGCCTACTACACCGCGCGCTTCCGGGACGCGGGGCTGCCGTTCCGTCTGCCGCCCGAGCGCCCGTGGGCGAACCCCTCGTATCTGCACTACGTGGTCTGGACATCGCGGCGCGATGCGCTGGCCGAGTTCCTTCGCCGGCGCGAGGTCGCGGCGAGCATCCACTATCCGACGCCGCTGCACCTGCTAGAGCCGATGAAGGCTCGATACGGCACCCGCGAGGGCCAGTTCCCGATCGCGGAGCGGCTGTGCCGCGAAAATCTGTCGCTGCCCGTGGGGCCCCATATGACCGACGACATGCTGACGCGCGTGGCCGACTCGGTCATCGCGTTTTTCAAGGAGGGCCGGGCTGCCGCGTAG
- a CDS encoding PIG-L deacetylase family protein has translation MVNDRVLCISAHAADFCVRAGGTLARYAASGAHVRVAVMSPGARGESNEFWKARGGKTTEEEVAEVRRAEARAAAEILGVEIVFYDYRDQPLTFDFERLMRLVREIRTFRPRIIITHPAKEPYNPDHTTTYQATMEAAYYTGLAGVEPDLPALTPTQIFACEPTQPLTEMAGFVPDYFIDITDTMDAKMRATAEFRAQPYHVERYRTRSQQRGTQAAYVAGDPAIKFAEAFQRLTPWCGRVFP, from the coding sequence ATGGTGAATGATCGTGTGTTGTGCATCAGCGCCCACGCCGCAGACTTCTGCGTCCGCGCGGGCGGCACGCTGGCCCGGTACGCCGCGTCCGGGGCCCACGTCCGCGTCGCCGTCATGAGCCCGGGGGCGCGCGGGGAGTCGAACGAGTTCTGGAAGGCGCGCGGCGGCAAGACGACCGAGGAGGAGGTGGCCGAGGTGCGGCGCGCCGAGGCCCGGGCCGCGGCGGAGATCCTGGGCGTCGAGATCGTCTTCTACGACTACCGCGACCAGCCGCTGACTTTCGATTTCGAGCGGCTCATGCGGCTCGTGCGCGAGATCCGGACGTTCCGGCCGCGGATCATCATCACGCACCCGGCTAAGGAGCCGTACAACCCCGACCACACGACGACGTACCAGGCGACCATGGAAGCCGCGTACTACACGGGCCTGGCCGGCGTCGAGCCAGACCTGCCGGCGCTCACGCCGACGCAGATCTTCGCCTGCGAGCCGACGCAGCCCCTGACCGAGATGGCGGGCTTTGTGCCCGATTACTTCATCGACATCACGGATACCATGGACGCGAAGATGCGCGCGACGGCAGAATTTCGCGCGCAGCCCTACCACGTCGAGCGCTACCGCACGCGGTCCCAGCAGCGCGGCACCCAGGCAGCGTACGTCGCGGGGGACCCCGCCATCAAGTTCGCCGAGGCGTTTCAGCGGCTCACGCCCTGGTGTGGCCGGGTCTTCCCGTAG
- a CDS encoding DegT/DnrJ/EryC1/StrS family aminotransferase: MPDAERGAMMSTDVRSRMEIPYKFPYPVTDEMLRAVHDVMRRRIHYFGPYTDALEAKLAALSGTTRAVACTSGSSAILIGLHACGVRAGDEVVMPANIYGGVPEAVLQLGAVPVLVDIEPETDNIDVDQVEAALTPRTRAIAVQHCYGHAADMDPLRDLAKRRGVRVLEDAAHTLGGRYKDRPTGGLGDVGVFAFSNKGISATGVGGAATAGDPGLAQDLVDRRYHGRRGGYETFVLGYNFRLTEMVAAVASCQLDQLQAWNAQRRRNAADYTRRLRDSGLPLGLPVERPYAGHTWLHYVVRLKARDALMDHLQQRGVTTAVHYPVAVHRHAGFAGRLSYREGQFPRSEAACREILSLPCHPAVGEAEVEYVTAAVAEFFAGRG; this comes from the coding sequence ATGCCGGACGCTGAGCGGGGTGCGATGATGTCGACCGACGTGCGCTCCAGGATGGAGATCCCGTACAAGTTTCCCTATCCTGTGACCGACGAGATGCTGCGCGCCGTCCACGACGTGATGCGGCGGCGCATCCACTACTTCGGCCCGTACACAGACGCGCTCGAGGCAAAACTCGCGGCCCTGAGCGGCACGACCCGGGCCGTCGCCTGCACGTCAGGCAGCAGCGCGATCCTGATCGGGCTCCACGCGTGCGGCGTGCGCGCCGGCGACGAGGTCGTCATGCCGGCCAACATCTACGGCGGCGTGCCCGAGGCGGTGCTGCAGCTCGGCGCGGTGCCGGTCCTGGTCGACATCGAGCCCGAGACCGACAACATCGACGTGGATCAGGTGGAGGCGGCGCTTACGCCGCGCACGCGGGCGATCGCGGTCCAGCACTGCTACGGCCACGCGGCCGACATGGATCCCCTGCGCGACCTCGCCAAACGCCGGGGCGTGCGGGTTCTCGAGGACGCGGCGCACACGCTGGGCGGCCGCTACAAGGATCGGCCGACCGGCGGCCTGGGAGACGTCGGCGTCTTCGCGTTCAGCAACAAAGGGATTTCCGCCACCGGGGTGGGCGGTGCGGCGACCGCCGGGGATCCCGGCCTGGCGCAGGACCTCGTCGACCGCCGGTACCACGGCCGGCGGGGCGGCTACGAGACATTCGTGCTCGGCTACAACTTTCGCCTGACTGAGATGGTGGCCGCGGTCGCGTCCTGCCAGCTCGATCAGCTGCAGGCCTGGAACGCGCAGCGGCGGCGTAACGCCGCCGACTACACCCGCCGGCTTCGCGACAGTGGTCTGCCGCTCGGTCTGCCGGTGGAGCGGCCGTACGCCGGGCATACGTGGCTGCACTACGTCGTCCGGCTCAAGGCGCGCGACGCGCTCATGGACCACCTGCAGCAGCGCGGCGTTACGACGGCGGTCCATTACCCCGTGGCGGTGCACCGCCACGCGGGGTTCGCCGGGCGGCTGTCCTACCGTGAAGGCCAGTTTCCCCGCAGCGAAGCGGCGTGCCGGGAGATCCTGTCGCTCCCGTGCCACCCCGCGGTGGGGGAGGCTGAGGTCGAGTATGTGACGGCCGCCGTCGCCGAGTTCTTCGCTGGCCGCGGCTGA